A genomic region of Methylobacterium durans contains the following coding sequences:
- a CDS encoding IS481 family transposase — protein MGQVQHGSATTTAAVRRAIQHSQASLRALAARYGVNPKTVAKWKKRSSVADRKTGPTEHRSTVLTAENEAVIVAFRRHTLLPLDDCLYALQPTIPHLTRSSLHRCLQRHGISRLPEVDGDKPLRAKFKRYPLGYFHIDIAEVHTKEGRLYLLVAIDRTSKFAFAELHEKATRRVAGNFLRALAAAVPYKIHTVLTDNGTHFTEPSGNTWTPEEIRAMRAEKVLFRCHSFEGACADLNIEHRLTKPRHPWTNGQVERMNRTIKDATVKRFYYDSHSQLRQHLADFVAAYNFARRLKTLRGLTPYEAICKAWTEEPSRFTQNPHHQIPGPNT, from the coding sequence ATGGGCCAGGTTCAGCACGGGAGCGCCACGACGACAGCGGCAGTCCGTCGAGCGATACAGCATAGTCAAGCGAGCCTGAGGGCGTTGGCGGCCCGTTACGGCGTCAACCCGAAGACCGTCGCGAAGTGGAAGAAGCGGTCCTCGGTGGCTGACCGGAAGACGGGGCCAACGGAACACCGGTCTACGGTGCTGACGGCCGAGAACGAGGCGGTGATCGTCGCCTTTCGCCGGCACACCCTGCTGCCACTCGACGACTGCCTCTACGCCCTGCAGCCGACGATCCCGCACCTTACACGCTCAAGCCTGCACCGGTGCCTGCAGCGCCATGGCATCTCGCGGCTCCCCGAAGTGGATGGCGACAAGCCGCTACGTGCAAAATTCAAGCGCTACCCGCTCGGCTACTTCCACATCGATATCGCCGAGGTGCACACCAAAGAAGGCCGACTCTACCTGCTTGTGGCGATCGACCGGACCTCCAAGTTCGCCTTCGCCGAGTTGCACGAGAAGGCCACGCGCCGGGTCGCCGGCAACTTCCTGCGGGCCCTTGCTGCCGCCGTTCCCTACAAGATCCACACGGTGCTCACCGACAACGGCACGCATTTCACCGAGCCGTCCGGGAACACTTGGACGCCGGAAGAGATCAGAGCGATGCGCGCCGAGAAGGTGCTGTTCCGCTGCCACTCCTTTGAGGGCGCCTGCGCCGACCTCAACATCGAGCACCGTCTCACGAAGCCGCGCCATCCCTGGACGAATGGTCAAGTTGAGCGGATGAACCGCACGATCAAGGACGCCACCGTCAAGCGCTTCTACTACGACAGCCACAGTCAGCTTCGGCAGCACCTCGCCGACTTCGTGGCCGCCTATAACTTCGCCCGCCGCCTCAAGACGCTACGCGGCCTCACGCCCTACGAAGCTATCTGCAAAGCTTGGACGGAGGAGCCCTCTAGGTTCACCCAGAACCCGCACCACCAAATCCCGGGACCAAACACCTAG
- the gntA gene encoding guanitoxin biosynthesis heme-dependent pre-guanitoxin N-hydroxylase GntA — translation MQLPRDDTNHPQAEAFRTFIRDAGFPCVGAKSALSKGQMRVLVARDITSAWDDMRIYPALMAFAARYRRRPDLFQSFAVVFEGPGHLDEEGFERHLWDRVQSLADKDAWLGHPWDGRVAQEPDNPHFSMSFAGEAFFVVGLHPNASRPARRFSSPALVFNLHAQFEQLREAGRYEKLRSSILRRDEALAGSVNPMLARHGEASEARQYSGRVVGEEWRCPFRPRRANAGGANVR, via the coding sequence ATGCAACTGCCCCGAGACGATACCAACCATCCGCAGGCCGAAGCCTTCCGCACCTTCATCCGCGATGCGGGGTTCCCGTGCGTCGGTGCCAAGTCGGCCTTGTCGAAGGGCCAGATGCGCGTCCTGGTCGCCCGCGACATCACCTCGGCCTGGGACGACATGCGCATCTACCCGGCGCTGATGGCCTTCGCGGCGCGCTACCGGAGGCGGCCGGACCTGTTCCAGAGCTTCGCGGTGGTCTTCGAGGGCCCAGGTCACCTCGACGAGGAGGGCTTCGAGCGGCACCTCTGGGACCGGGTGCAGTCGCTGGCCGACAAGGACGCCTGGCTCGGCCATCCCTGGGACGGTCGCGTAGCCCAGGAGCCGGACAACCCGCACTTCTCGATGAGCTTCGCCGGCGAGGCGTTTTTCGTCGTGGGCCTGCACCCGAACGCGAGCCGGCCCGCGCGCCGGTTCTCGTCGCCGGCGCTGGTGTTCAACCTGCACGCCCAGTTCGAGCAGCTGCGCGAAGCGGGCCGCTACGAGAAGCTGCGCTCATCCATCCTGCGGCGGGATGAGGCACTGGCCGGCTCGGTCAACCCAATGCTGGCTCGCCATGGCGAGGCGTCCGAGGCGCGCCAGTACAGCGGCCGAGTCGTCGGCGAGGAGTGGCGCTGCCCCTTCCGGCCGCGCCGCGCGAACGCAGGGGGCGCCAATGTGCGCTGA
- a CDS encoding DMT family transporter, producing the protein MWYLYGFAMLAGLANAIQPGPNSTLAKASSQPFFAGLVVVVVSGAALLVTGLVSGCLSVPSYEQATQIPWWAWCGGILGTVLTLSQLFIAPKLGAAPCLGTLVTVGVLASIVLDHYGWVGFEVHHATIGRVLGGVLMVAGVALVALF; encoded by the coding sequence ATGTGGTATCTCTACGGCTTCGCCATGCTCGCCGGGCTCGCGAACGCGATCCAGCCCGGCCCGAACTCGACCCTGGCCAAGGCATCCTCGCAGCCGTTCTTCGCTGGGCTCGTCGTGGTCGTCGTCAGCGGGGCCGCCCTGCTGGTCACAGGCCTGGTCTCCGGCTGTCTGAGCGTGCCGAGCTATGAGCAGGCGACCCAGATTCCTTGGTGGGCCTGGTGCGGCGGCATCCTCGGCACGGTGCTGACGCTATCGCAACTGTTCATCGCCCCGAAACTCGGCGCGGCGCCGTGCCTGGGCACGCTGGTGACGGTGGGCGTGCTCGCCTCCATCGTCCTCGACCACTACGGCTGGGTCGGGTTCGAGGTGCACCATGCCACCATCGGGCGGGTGCTCGGCGGCGTCCTGATGGTTGCGGGCGTGGCGCTGGTCGCGCTGTTCTGA
- a CDS encoding type 1 glutamine amidotransferase codes for MSSVPSTFRFLVAESETPDAREERRKSVGRSSGETYLDILLRLTPGAACDRIQPADAEAALPPGASLAGYDAVFLTGSPLHLYEETPETRRTIGFMRAVFAAGTPSFGSCAGLQVATVAAGGSVRPNARSPEAAFARRIAPTEAGRAHPLLAGRPAAYDAPAIHTDEVEALPPGSTLLAGNRVTAVQAAEIRFDGGLFWGVQYHPEIGLDEVAGALRRQADTLVEAGLARDREDVEAYARQVDALHREPGRRDLAWRLGLDEQVTDERLRLAEMRNFIEALARLGREGLLAVDR; via the coding sequence GTGAGTTCAGTCCCATCGACGTTCCGGTTCCTCGTGGCCGAGAGCGAGACGCCCGACGCGCGCGAGGAGCGCCGGAAAAGCGTCGGTCGCTCGTCGGGCGAGACCTACCTCGACATCCTGCTGAGGCTCACGCCGGGCGCCGCCTGCGACCGCATCCAGCCGGCCGACGCCGAAGCGGCGCTGCCACCCGGAGCCAGCCTGGCCGGGTACGACGCGGTGTTCCTCACCGGCTCGCCGCTGCACCTCTACGAGGAGACGCCGGAGACCCGGCGCACGATCGGCTTCATGCGGGCCGTGTTCGCGGCCGGTACGCCATCATTCGGCTCCTGCGCCGGCCTGCAGGTCGCGACAGTCGCAGCCGGAGGCAGCGTGCGCCCGAACGCCCGCAGCCCGGAGGCCGCTTTCGCGCGACGGATCGCACCGACCGAGGCAGGACGCGCGCACCCGCTGCTGGCTGGACGGCCCGCGGCATACGACGCACCGGCCATCCACACCGACGAGGTCGAGGCGCTGCCACCCGGTTCCACGCTGCTCGCCGGCAACCGCGTCACCGCCGTCCAGGCCGCCGAGATCCGCTTCGACGGCGGGTTGTTCTGGGGCGTGCAGTACCATCCCGAGATCGGCCTCGACGAGGTAGCCGGCGCCCTGCGCCGGCAGGCGGACACCCTGGTCGAGGCGGGGCTCGCGCGGGACCGAGAGGACGTCGAGGCTTACGCCCGCCAAGTCGATGCCCTGCATCGGGAGCCGGGACGGCGCGATCTCGCTTGGCGCTTGGGCCTGGATGAGCAGGTCACCGACGAGCGGCTCAGGCTGGCCGAGATGCGCAACTTCATCGAGGCGCTCGCGCGGCTCGGCCGGGAGGGCCTGCTGGCTGTGGATAGGTAG